The following are from one region of the Hymenobacter radiodurans genome:
- a CDS encoding SDR family NAD(P)-dependent oxidoreductase has protein sequence MTHIEHLVSSHIQPSGEQANPFSLEGKLALVTGGGTGIGLEIARCMTVAGATVVITGRRETVLQEAVAELGNSAHYLTNDICELDTLEGLVAHIEATYGPLDILVNNAGVNMKKPALEVTDEDFSRIIHTNLNAVFSLTRACAKRMVARRSGVILMISSMAAYYGIDRVVAYAASKSAVEGMVKVLASEFSKDNVRVNAIAPGFIETEMSRTAMNSDPDRRDRAMRRTPMGKFGQPSDIGHAAVFMASEAARYITGASLPVDGGNSIGF, from the coding sequence ATGACACACATTGAGCATCTTGTTTCATCGCATATCCAGCCCAGCGGGGAGCAGGCTAACCCGTTTTCCTTGGAAGGAAAGCTGGCTTTGGTGACGGGCGGTGGCACTGGCATCGGCTTGGAAATAGCCCGGTGCATGACGGTTGCGGGCGCTACCGTCGTTATCACTGGCCGCCGGGAGACAGTGCTGCAAGAAGCTGTTGCTGAGCTTGGCAACTCAGCGCATTATCTCACCAACGACATCTGTGAGCTGGATACACTCGAAGGCCTTGTAGCTCATATTGAGGCCACTTACGGGCCGCTGGATATTCTGGTGAACAATGCCGGAGTAAATATGAAAAAGCCCGCCTTAGAGGTCACTGACGAAGACTTTAGCCGTATAATTCATACAAACCTGAACGCGGTATTTTCGCTCACTCGCGCCTGTGCCAAGCGTATGGTAGCCCGCCGGAGCGGAGTTATTCTGATGATCTCCTCCATGGCCGCCTACTACGGTATTGATCGGGTAGTAGCCTACGCGGCGTCGAAGTCGGCGGTAGAAGGGATGGTGAAGGTGCTGGCCTCCGAGTTTTCCAAAGACAACGTGCGGGTGAATGCCATTGCCCCCGGCTTTATCGAAACGGAGATGAGCCGCACCGCCATGAACTCCGACCCCGACCGCCGCGACCGGGCCATGCGCCGCACGCCCATGGGCAAGTTCGGCCAGCCCTCTGATATCGGCCATGCCGCTGTGTTTATGGCTTCTGAGGCCGCACGCTATATCACGGGCGCCTCCCTCCCTGTGGATGGCGGTAACTCCATTGGCTTTTAG
- a CDS encoding alpha-glucuronidase family glycosyl hydrolase — MRFRFLLLLVVLCVGSLQQGLADDGYRLWLKYDQLSDARLRKAWQAQAKGITLENGASPTLQTAAHELQLGLQGLLGRPVLVGASGGKGRIHLQVAPDPTLGKEGYKISEQNGGLVITGPTDAAVLYGSFALLRHIQTGQMPPTAALTSQPRIQYRMLNHWDNPNGTVERGYAGSSIWKWLELPEVIDPRYKDYARANASIGINGIVVNNVNASARYLTPEYLRKVAAVADVMRPYGIRVYLSVMWAAPKLIGGLSTSDPLDPKVRQWWKARTDEIYKTIPDFGGFLVKANSEGEPGPQDYGRNHADGANMLAESLGQHDGIVMWRAFVYKANSKGDRFKEAYEEFKPLDGKFDPKVLVQVKNGPIDFQSREPFHPLFGAMPRTPLVLEVQLTQEYLGFATHLVYLGPLIKECLESDTYSQGKGSTVAKVVDGTLEKHSIRGIAGVANIGSDRNWTGHPVGQANWYAFGRLAWDHTLKSDAIAEEWTKMTLTPEPEAVRTISQVLNQSRNIYVRYTTPLGLHHIMGQSIHYGPEPWLEKSARPDWTSVYYHKADSIGLGFDRTAKGSNALSLYAPQVGQLWGNPATCPPNYLLWFHHVPWGQRLSTGNTLWDELATRYYTGADSVVWMQQQWEKVKPKVDPEQHTDVASRLRIQHREALWWRDACVLYFQTYAKRPIPPSLTPPTRPLAEIKELVDIYQLR, encoded by the coding sequence ATGCGATTCCGCTTTCTGCTCCTGCTTGTAGTTCTATGCGTTGGCTCCCTTCAACAGGGCCTTGCCGACGATGGCTACCGCTTGTGGCTAAAGTATGATCAGCTGTCAGATGCGCGCTTGCGCAAAGCATGGCAGGCGCAGGCTAAGGGCATTACACTAGAAAATGGAGCATCGCCTACTTTACAAACGGCCGCCCACGAGCTGCAACTCGGGCTGCAAGGTTTGTTGGGCCGCCCGGTGTTGGTGGGAGCATCGGGCGGTAAGGGGCGTATCCATTTGCAAGTAGCCCCCGACCCCACACTGGGCAAGGAAGGCTACAAGATATCGGAGCAAAATGGTGGACTGGTCATAACCGGCCCTACCGATGCGGCCGTGCTCTATGGCTCATTTGCCCTGCTCCGCCACATCCAGACCGGACAAATGCCCCCCACGGCGGCCCTGACCAGTCAGCCGCGCATTCAGTACCGCATGCTTAATCATTGGGACAACCCCAATGGCACCGTAGAGCGCGGCTACGCGGGTTCTTCGATCTGGAAATGGCTGGAGCTACCTGAAGTCATTGACCCTCGCTACAAGGACTACGCCCGCGCCAACGCCTCTATTGGTATCAATGGTATCGTAGTTAACAACGTGAATGCCAGTGCGCGCTACCTGACGCCCGAGTATTTGCGCAAGGTGGCAGCGGTCGCCGATGTAATGCGGCCCTATGGCATTCGAGTGTATCTGTCGGTGATGTGGGCGGCGCCTAAACTCATTGGGGGTCTTTCTACCTCCGATCCGCTCGACCCCAAAGTGCGGCAGTGGTGGAAAGCGCGCACTGATGAGATTTACAAGACTATTCCTGACTTCGGTGGCTTTCTGGTAAAAGCCAACTCGGAGGGTGAACCCGGTCCCCAGGACTACGGCCGCAACCACGCCGACGGTGCCAACATGCTCGCCGAATCGTTGGGTCAGCATGATGGCATTGTGATGTGGCGGGCCTTCGTATACAAAGCCAACTCCAAAGGCGACCGCTTCAAGGAGGCATATGAGGAGTTTAAACCGCTCGACGGCAAGTTCGACCCCAAAGTGCTGGTGCAGGTGAAAAACGGCCCGATTGACTTTCAGTCGCGCGAGCCGTTTCACCCGCTGTTTGGCGCTATGCCACGCACCCCGCTCGTGCTGGAAGTGCAGTTGACCCAGGAGTATCTAGGCTTTGCAACCCATTTGGTGTACTTGGGGCCACTTATCAAGGAATGCTTGGAGTCCGACACCTACTCCCAGGGCAAAGGTTCAACGGTGGCAAAGGTGGTCGATGGCACCCTCGAGAAACACAGCATAAGAGGCATTGCCGGCGTTGCCAACATCGGCTCCGACCGCAACTGGACGGGCCACCCCGTGGGGCAGGCCAACTGGTACGCTTTCGGCCGGCTGGCTTGGGACCACACGCTAAAATCGGATGCCATTGCCGAGGAGTGGACCAAAATGACGCTGACACCGGAGCCCGAGGCTGTGCGCACAATTTCGCAGGTGCTCAACCAGTCGCGCAACATTTATGTGCGCTACACCACGCCGCTGGGTCTGCACCACATTATGGGGCAGAGCATCCACTATGGCCCCGAGCCTTGGCTGGAAAAAAGCGCCCGCCCCGACTGGACCTCAGTGTACTATCACAAAGCCGACTCCATCGGTCTCGGCTTCGACCGCACCGCCAAAGGTTCCAATGCCTTGAGTCTATACGCCCCACAGGTGGGCCAGCTCTGGGGAAATCCGGCCACCTGCCCACCCAACTACCTATTGTGGTTTCACCACGTGCCCTGGGGCCAGCGGCTAAGCACCGGCAATACGCTCTGGGATGAACTAGCTACCCGCTACTACACTGGTGCCGACTCGGTGGTGTGGATGCAACAGCAATGGGAGAAGGTGAAGCCGAAAGTAGACCCCGAACAGCACACCGATGTAGCTTCCCGCCTGCGCATTCAGCACCGCGAGGCCCTTTGGTGGCGCGACGCCTGCGTGCTCTACTTCCAGACCTACGCAAAGCGGCCCATTCCGCCCTCGCTGACGCCCCCCACCCGTCCGCTCGCCGAAATCAAAGAGCTGGTCGACATCTATCAACTGCGCTAA
- the uxuA gene encoding mannonate dehydratase, with the protein MLHTMRWFGPHDPVSLHSLRQAGCSGVVTALHQLPVGVVWPTEEIRARQQLIEADNGQYSALHWAVVESLPVHEDIKKGLPSRTKYIENYKESLRNLAACGIQTVCYNFMPVLDWSRTNLNYQMPDGSRALRFVWQDFAVFDLCILKRLGAENDYDSTVAAAARAQFAAMSPADLQTLSDTVLLGLPGSEEAFQLSKFQGLLDEYAAIGATELRENLYYFLREVGPVAEEVGVNLCIHPDDPPYPLMGLPRVVSTEADLAGLLQAYDSPANGLTFCTGSLGVRPDNDLASMARRFAPRIHFIHLRATKREENPRNFHEADHLTGDVDMYAVVKELVREELRRAQTGEGNAAIPMRPDHGHQMLDDLEKRTYPGYSAIGRLRGLAELRGLELGIRRSMQEAEKSPPAHTTTAAFASRVN; encoded by the coding sequence ATGTTGCACACGATGCGCTGGTTCGGACCTCATGATCCGGTTTCTCTTCATTCACTCCGCCAAGCGGGCTGTAGCGGCGTAGTTACGGCCCTGCACCAGTTACCGGTAGGAGTGGTGTGGCCAACAGAGGAAATTCGAGCGCGGCAGCAGTTGATCGAAGCAGATAATGGCCAGTATTCGGCCTTGCACTGGGCAGTAGTAGAAAGCCTGCCGGTGCACGAGGATATTAAGAAAGGCTTGCCCAGCCGCACAAAGTATATAGAGAACTATAAAGAGTCGTTGCGCAACTTGGCCGCCTGCGGCATTCAGACGGTGTGCTACAACTTTATGCCGGTGCTGGATTGGTCGCGCACCAACCTGAACTACCAGATGCCCGACGGCTCACGGGCGCTACGGTTTGTATGGCAGGACTTCGCAGTATTCGACCTGTGCATTTTAAAGCGTCTTGGCGCCGAAAACGATTACGACTCAACCGTAGCAGCCGCGGCTCGCGCTCAGTTTGCCGCTATGTCGCCGGCTGATCTGCAAACGTTATCGGATACCGTGCTGCTTGGGTTGCCTGGCTCGGAGGAAGCCTTTCAGCTAAGTAAATTTCAAGGTTTGCTAGATGAGTACGCAGCTATTGGTGCTACTGAGCTGCGCGAAAACCTGTACTACTTTCTGCGGGAAGTAGGTCCGGTAGCAGAAGAGGTGGGCGTTAATCTGTGCATTCACCCCGACGACCCGCCGTACCCGCTTATGGGCTTGCCGCGCGTAGTAAGTACCGAAGCTGACCTCGCTGGGCTGTTGCAAGCGTATGATTCGCCGGCCAATGGCCTGACGTTTTGCACAGGCTCCTTAGGAGTTCGGCCAGATAATGACCTGGCTAGCATGGCGCGCCGATTTGCCCCCCGCATTCATTTTATTCACCTCCGGGCCACCAAGCGCGAAGAAAACCCGCGAAATTTCCACGAGGCCGATCATCTCACCGGCGACGTGGATATGTATGCGGTCGTGAAAGAGCTGGTGCGTGAAGAGCTGCGCCGGGCCCAGACGGGTGAAGGCAACGCGGCCATTCCCATGCGCCCCGACCACGGTCATCAGATGCTCGACGACTTAGAGAAACGCACCTATCCGGGCTACTCGGCTATCGGGCGGCTGCGTGGGTTGGCGGAGTTGCGCGGGCTAGAGCTGGGAATTCGGCGCAGTATGCAGGAAGCTGAAAAAAGCCCCCCAGCGCACACTACTACTGCTGCTTTCGCCTCGCGCGTCAATTAA
- a CDS encoding LacI family DNA-binding transcriptional regulator, whose product MMKCTKCTSADAVMRAGFIRGRQRFFCKSCDYHFTDNKALPAPERKRHQTTISDVAKVLGVAPSTVSRALNGHSDINSNTRQAIIDVARQLDYQPNLLAQSLKSSETKTIGVVIPDIERPFFATAISGIQQVVTEAGYRVMICQSKESYDVEVSNVQALIASRVDGLLICHSRETQNFDHVKPLACRGIPVVHFDRVSNEVDSAKVILDDWNGAFNVTEHLIEQGAQRIAILAGPESLLISRNRLAGYQHALKRNQMPLRPEYEVHIEFQPEEAVAALDAWLALPEPPDAIFAINYTNAFDLLVALKKRGLRVPEDMAVVGFGDEFMASMIEPGLTTVDLHPYRIGQQAARLFLEQMRLKEAFQPRTFVISGDLVIRQSSLKGKGAILSWKFKNRRLQSFYHAAALEVTV is encoded by the coding sequence ATGATGAAATGCACAAAGTGCACCTCCGCTGATGCGGTGATGCGGGCAGGCTTCATTCGGGGCCGTCAACGGTTCTTTTGCAAGTCCTGCGACTATCACTTCACGGATAACAAGGCTCTGCCAGCGCCGGAGCGCAAACGGCACCAAACCACCATCAGCGACGTGGCAAAAGTGCTGGGCGTAGCGCCTTCCACGGTGTCGCGGGCGCTCAATGGCCACTCTGACATCAACTCCAATACCCGGCAGGCTATTATTGACGTGGCCCGGCAGCTAGATTACCAGCCTAACTTATTGGCTCAGAGCTTAAAGAGCAGCGAAACCAAGACCATTGGCGTCGTTATTCCGGACATTGAGCGGCCCTTTTTTGCCACGGCTATCAGTGGTATTCAGCAAGTAGTGACGGAGGCAGGCTACCGCGTCATGATTTGTCAGTCAAAGGAATCGTATGATGTGGAAGTCAGTAACGTGCAGGCACTTATTGCCAGCCGTGTAGATGGGCTACTGATTTGTCACTCCCGCGAAACCCAGAACTTCGACCACGTGAAGCCGCTGGCCTGCCGTGGAATTCCGGTGGTCCATTTTGATAGAGTGAGCAACGAGGTAGATAGCGCTAAAGTGATTCTGGATGACTGGAATGGCGCTTTCAACGTGACCGAGCATCTGATTGAACAAGGCGCGCAGCGGATTGCCATCTTGGCCGGACCTGAGTCTTTGCTCATCAGCCGTAATCGTTTAGCGGGCTACCAGCATGCCCTTAAACGTAACCAAATGCCGCTCCGCCCCGAGTATGAGGTGCATATAGAGTTTCAGCCGGAAGAGGCCGTAGCCGCCTTAGATGCGTGGCTGGCCTTGCCGGAGCCGCCCGACGCCATTTTTGCCATTAACTACACCAATGCCTTCGATTTGCTAGTAGCGCTCAAAAAGCGCGGCCTGCGAGTGCCGGAAGATATGGCGGTAGTAGGCTTCGGCGACGAGTTTATGGCGTCGATGATTGAGCCGGGCTTAACGACCGTGGATCTTCACCCCTACCGTATTGGGCAGCAAGCGGCGCGGCTTTTTCTGGAGCAGATGCGTCTGAAGGAAGCATTTCAACCCCGTACCTTCGTTATCTCCGGCGATCTGGTGATCCGGCAGTCTTCCCTGAAAGGCAAGGGGGCTATTTTAAGCTGGAAATTTAAAAATAGGCGCCTCCAATCATTCTATCACGCAGCGGCTTTGGAAGTGACCGTCTGA
- a CDS encoding FG-GAP-like repeat-containing protein, protein MAKPGSFFGLDIAGVGDVDKDGYSDVLIGAYGSEGNKGRAYLYQGSSSGLRTTSPIILSRPAGTNGFLFGSVVAGVGDIDGDEDDDIMIGDPYANNRQGQVYLYQGASVAPLPVELVSFTAVASGASAVSLTWTTASETQNAGFAVERSTGGQIFATIAKLKGAGTSTAAHHYNFRDAQLPLGEPIVYYRLRQTDLDSTISYSPVRAVHLSKAAPGFDVYPTVVVAGRARYRYTGPAVAATLHVINQSGQVVRTQSVKDMAEGDLALAGLPGGIYVVRYQTSDGHFQSRCVIE, encoded by the coding sequence ATGGCAAAACCGGGGAGCTTTTTTGGGCTGGACATTGCCGGAGTAGGGGATGTTGACAAAGATGGGTACAGCGATGTATTGATTGGCGCTTATGGTTCCGAGGGAAATAAGGGTAGAGCCTATCTATATCAGGGGTCCAGTTCTGGGCTGCGCACCACTAGCCCCATTATATTGAGCAGACCAGCAGGAACGAATGGCTTCCTATTCGGCAGCGTAGTAGCCGGGGTCGGCGACATTGATGGGGATGAGGATGACGATATCATGATCGGTGACCCATATGCCAACAACCGACAAGGCCAAGTTTATCTGTACCAAGGGGCTAGTGTTGCCCCTTTACCAGTTGAGTTGGTAAGCTTTACGGCTGTAGCCAGCGGCGCATCGGCGGTGAGCCTAACCTGGACTACGGCTTCTGAAACCCAAAATGCCGGTTTCGCGGTGGAGCGCAGCACTGGGGGGCAAATTTTTGCTACCATCGCCAAACTTAAGGGCGCCGGTACGAGCACTGCTGCGCACCACTATAATTTCCGCGATGCGCAGCTACCCCTGGGAGAACCGATTGTCTATTATCGCCTTCGCCAAACCGACCTCGATAGTACCATAAGCTATTCGCCGGTGCGGGCCGTACACCTGTCCAAAGCTGCACCTGGCTTCGACGTGTATCCGACGGTAGTGGTTGCTGGGCGCGCGCGCTACCGCTATACCGGACCAGCCGTCGCGGCTACCTTGCATGTTATCAACCAAAGCGGCCAAGTGGTTCGCACCCAATCGGTAAAGGATATGGCAGAAGGCGACCTAGCGCTGGCAGGCCTACCGGGGGGCATTTATGTGGTGCGCTATCAAACCTCAGACGGTCACTTCCAAAGCCGCTGCGTGATAGAATGA